Proteins co-encoded in one Jeotgalibacillus malaysiensis genomic window:
- a CDS encoding cystathionine beta-lyase encodes MKQKTKLIHGGIVGDEATGAVSTPIYQVSTYKQDGVGGLRQGYEYSRTGNPTRHALEELIKDLENGHAGFAFGSGMAAISSVMMMFDTGSHVVLTDDVYGGTYRVMTKVLNRLGIDSTFVDTSNPDNVKNAIQENTKAVFIETPTNPLLKVTDIAAVSAVAKEHGLLTIVDNTFTTPYWQTPIDHGADIVVHSATKYLGGHSDVVAGLVVVNSAELAEEVHFVQNSVGAILGPQDSWLLMRGIKTLGLRMEEHEVNAKEIVSFLERHECVTTIHYPGIKSHPGHETAAKQSRGFGGMISFDVGSGEKAARVLEKVKYFTLAESLGAVESLISVPARMTHASIPAERRAELGITDGLVRISVGIEDIEDLLADLEQALED; translated from the coding sequence ATGAAGCAGAAAACGAAATTGATACATGGCGGGATTGTTGGAGACGAAGCAACAGGTGCGGTTTCCACGCCAATTTATCAGGTGAGCACATATAAGCAGGACGGCGTAGGCGGGCTGCGTCAGGGATACGAATACTCACGTACAGGTAATCCGACGCGTCACGCGCTTGAAGAATTAATCAAGGATCTTGAAAATGGTCATGCAGGATTTGCGTTTGGGTCCGGAATGGCAGCAATCAGCTCAGTCATGATGATGTTTGACACAGGCTCACACGTTGTACTGACTGATGATGTCTACGGAGGAACGTACCGTGTTATGACAAAAGTGCTGAATCGTCTTGGCATTGATTCTACTTTTGTTGATACTAGCAATCCAGACAATGTAAAAAACGCGATTCAGGAAAATACGAAAGCAGTATTTATTGAAACGCCGACAAATCCTCTTTTAAAAGTAACGGATATTGCAGCTGTATCTGCTGTTGCTAAAGAGCATGGCCTGCTCACAATTGTGGATAATACATTTACAACACCATACTGGCAAACGCCGATCGATCACGGTGCAGATATCGTCGTGCACAGCGCGACAAAATATCTTGGCGGACACAGTGATGTAGTAGCAGGACTTGTTGTGGTGAATTCAGCTGAGCTTGCTGAAGAAGTACATTTCGTCCAGAACTCTGTTGGCGCAATCCTTGGACCTCAGGATTCATGGCTGTTAATGCGCGGAATCAAAACACTTGGTCTGCGTATGGAAGAGCATGAAGTGAATGCAAAGGAAATCGTATCTTTCCTTGAGCGTCACGAATGCGTCACAACGATTCATTATCCAGGCATCAAATCGCACCCCGGCCACGAGACAGCAGCGAAGCAGTCACGCGGCTTTGGTGGGATGATCTCATTTGACGTGGGCAGCGGTGAAAAAGCGGCACGCGTACTTGAAAAAGTGAAATACTTTACGCTCGCTGAAAGCCTTGGCGCAGTAGAAAGTCTGATTTCAGTACCGGCACGTATGACGCATGCATCGATCCCTGCAGAGCGCCGCGCAGAGCTTGGTATTACAGACGGACTTGTAAGAATTTCAGTTGGAATTGAAGATATTGAAGACCTGCTGGCAGATCTTGAGCAGGCACTGGAAGACTAA
- a CDS encoding cysteine synthase, protein MNVAKSVHELIGNTPVVEISGIPVPNECRIFAKLEYFNPGGSVKDRLGMELIADALKRGELKEGGTIIEPTAGNTGIGVALAAVGRGFKVIFVTPEKFSVEKQTLMRALGAEVVNTPTAEGMKGAIAKAEELVRETPGSFSPAQFGNPANPETYYKTMGPELWRDMDGKIDIFVAGAGTGGTFMGNARYLKDQNPEIKTVIVEPEGSTINGGESGPHKTEGIGMEFLPEYMDRELFNAIHTVDDKDAFYWVKELALKEGLLVGSSSGAAFHAALKEAESAEKSSHIVTVFADSSERYLSQNIYEGG, encoded by the coding sequence ATGAACGTGGCAAAAAGCGTGCACGAACTGATCGGCAATACGCCGGTCGTAGAAATCTCCGGCATTCCGGTTCCAAACGAATGCCGGATTTTTGCGAAACTGGAGTATTTTAATCCGGGCGGGAGCGTGAAAGACCGCCTTGGCATGGAGCTCATTGCAGACGCACTGAAACGCGGTGAGCTAAAAGAAGGCGGCACGATTATCGAACCGACTGCCGGAAATACAGGCATCGGTGTTGCACTTGCAGCTGTCGGGCGCGGCTTTAAGGTGATTTTTGTGACACCTGAAAAATTCAGTGTCGAAAAGCAGACGCTCATGCGCGCACTTGGCGCAGAGGTTGTAAATACACCGACTGCTGAGGGAATGAAGGGTGCGATCGCAAAAGCTGAAGAGCTAGTGCGCGAGACGCCTGGTTCATTTTCCCCGGCGCAGTTCGGTAACCCTGCCAACCCTGAGACGTATTATAAAACGATGGGTCCTGAGCTCTGGCGTGACATGGACGGTAAGATTGATATTTTCGTAGCCGGAGCAGGAACGGGCGGTACATTTATGGGAAATGCCCGTTACTTAAAGGATCAAAATCCTGAGATTAAAACGGTGATCGTAGAACCTGAGGGCTCAACGATTAATGGCGGAGAGTCTGGTCCGCATAAGACAGAAGGAATCGGAATGGAATTTCTTCCTGAGTATATGGATCGCGAACTTTTTAATGCGATTCACACGGTAGATGATAAGGACGCTTTTTACTGGGTAAAAGAACTGGCTCTAAAAGAAGGACTGCTTGTCGGCAGCTCTTCCGGTGCAGCATTTCATGCGGCACTGAAGGAAGCGGAATCAGCTGAAAAAAGCAGCCATATTGTCACTGTATTTGCAGATAGCAGTGAACGGTACCTGAGTCAGAATATATATGAAGGTGGTTAA
- a CDS encoding S-ribosylhomocysteinase, whose product MTKKMNVESFNLDHTKVKAPYVRLVGVTKGQNGDEIHKYDMRFKQPNKEHMKMDGLHSIEHLMAENIRNHLDNVVDIGPMGCQTGFYLAVLNHDNYDEILNAIEATLNDVLQADEVPACNEVQCGWAANHSLEGAKEIAADMLAKRDEWKDVFGEEA is encoded by the coding sequence ATGACAAAGAAAATGAATGTAGAAAGCTTCAATCTTGACCACACGAAAGTAAAAGCACCTTATGTACGTCTTGTAGGCGTGACTAAAGGGCAGAACGGCGACGAGATTCATAAGTATGACATGCGCTTTAAGCAGCCGAACAAAGAGCACATGAAAATGGACGGTCTTCATTCAATTGAGCATTTAATGGCTGAAAATATCCGTAATCACCTCGATAACGTAGTGGATATCGGACCGATGGGCTGCCAGACAGGATTCTACCTTGCAGTGCTCAACCACGATAACTATGATGAAATTCTTAACGCAATCGAAGCAACGCTGAACGATGTACTACAAGCTGATGAAGTACCGGCGTGCAACGAAGTTCAGTGCGGATGGGCAGCGAATCACAGCCTTGAAGGTGCCAAGGAAATTGCTGCTGATATGCTTGCAAAGCGCGATGAGTGGAAAGATGTTTTTGGTGAGGAAGCATAA
- a CDS encoding transposase, with protein MVVGIPEASYHYHIKRMHDVNPDQELEDQIRFIFDAHNGNYGYRRVQAALKSDGLIINHKKVQRIMKKLGLKGLKFRRKSRSYSSYKGTVGNVAKNRLNRRFQTAHPLQKLATDITEFKCLGGGKLYLSPILDMHNSEVISFGVSQHPTLDFVMKPLEEALNLVKYAKYRTTIHSDQGWHYQHYTWVKALKGQKVFQSMSRKGNCIDNALMENFFGLLKQEMYYGEKLRTYEELKKDIETYIHYYNHDRIKQKLAGMSPVQYRLHTSQMAA; from the coding sequence ATGGTTGTAGGCATTCCTGAAGCTTCCTATCATTATCATATTAAACGGATGCATGATGTTAATCCGGATCAGGAGCTTGAAGATCAGATTCGATTCATCTTCGATGCCCACAATGGCAACTATGGGTACCGTCGAGTCCAGGCGGCACTAAAGAGTGACGGGCTGATCATCAATCATAAAAAGGTTCAACGGATTATGAAAAAGCTTGGCTTAAAAGGCTTAAAGTTCAGAAGGAAATCTAGAAGCTATAGCTCTTACAAAGGTACCGTAGGTAACGTGGCCAAGAACAGGTTGAATCGCCGTTTTCAAACAGCTCATCCTCTTCAAAAGCTGGCAACCGATATTACTGAATTCAAATGCTTAGGTGGCGGAAAGTTGTACCTGAGCCCTATCCTGGATATGCATAATAGTGAAGTGATTTCATTTGGCGTCAGTCAACATCCGACATTGGATTTCGTTATGAAACCATTAGAAGAAGCTCTGAACCTTGTAAAGTATGCAAAATACCGTACAACTATTCACTCTGATCAAGGATGGCATTATCAGCACTATACATGGGTCAAGGCCCTGAAAGGGCAAAAGGTATTTCAAAGTATGTCCCGAAAAGGAAATTGTATCGACAATGCCCTTATGGAGAACTTTTTTGGTTTACTAAAACAGGAAATGTATTATGGAGAGAAGTTACGCACATACGAAGAACTTAAAAAAGATATTGAAACGTATATCCATTATTACAACCATGATCGAATCAAACAAAAGTTGGCTGGCATGAGTCCAGTTCAATATCGTCTGCATACCAGCCAAATGGCTGCTTAA
- a CDS encoding transposase — translation MVKYNEKFKLMIVKEYLNGPHGIRILARKHGIQSKTQIFNWVNIYRHFGEEGLKKKKKAFYSVQFKLDVISFMDRTGASQTETALQFRLTNPSLIGEWKKKFLEGGYEALENPRGQSTMSDKKKNGQNETASNQNEASNREKELERENELLRLEVAYLKKLKAFQKDPNNYLEKHKQRYRSNSKKHSD, via the coding sequence TTGGTTAAATACAATGAGAAGTTTAAATTGATGATTGTGAAAGAATATTTGAACGGTCCTCATGGTATTAGAATTTTAGCACGTAAGCATGGTATTCAATCTAAAACGCAGATCTTTAATTGGGTGAATATCTATCGGCACTTTGGTGAAGAAGGGTTAAAGAAAAAGAAAAAGGCATTTTATTCTGTTCAATTTAAACTGGATGTAATAAGCTTTATGGACAGAACAGGTGCTTCCCAAACTGAAACAGCCCTTCAATTTAGACTAACGAACCCATCGTTAATTGGCGAATGGAAGAAAAAGTTCCTTGAAGGGGGTTATGAAGCACTAGAGAACCCGAGAGGACAATCAACCATGTCAGATAAAAAGAAGAATGGTCAAAACGAGACAGCCTCTAATCAAAATGAAGCGTCTAACAGAGAAAAAGAATTAGAGAGAGAAAACGAGTTATTACGTCTTGAGGTTGCTTATTTAAAAAAGTTAAAAGCTTTTCAGAAGGATCCGAACAACTATCTCGAAAAGCACAAGCAGCGCTATCGTTCGAACTCAAAGAAACATTCAGACTAA
- a CDS encoding arginyl-tRNA synthetase, giving the protein MTIALDVQEKLKQEIKDAVLKAGLATEEQLPEVILETPKDKANGDFSTNMAMQLARVAKKAPRQIAQDIVDNFDQSKASIKELDIAGPGFINFYMDNSYLTDLIPSILTAGEAYGETDTGAGEKVQVEFVSANPTGDLHLGHARGASVGDSLSNVLAKAGYDVTREYYINDAGNQIHNLALSVEARYFQALGHDKEMPEDGYHGADIIGIANTLAEEFGDKYVNASEEERYEFFREYGLKFELKKLQDDLEAFRVPFDVWFSETSLYKSGKIDDALKVLRDNGHIYEEDGATWFRSTELGDDKDRVLIKNDGSYTYLTPDLAYHRDKFERGFDKVINIWGADHHGYIPRMKAAVEALGYDRENLEVEVIQMVQLYKDGEKMKMSKRTGKAVTMRELVDEVGLDAVRYFFAMRSGDSHMDFDLDLAVSQSNENPVYYAQYAHARICSILRSAEEQGFSFADQADVSLIGTEKEIDLLKKLGEFPQVVGTAAQMRTPHRVATYINELASAFHSFYNANKVLDAEAPELTKARLNLIQAVRQTISNALKLIGVAAPEQM; this is encoded by the coding sequence ATGACCATTGCATTAGACGTACAGGAAAAACTGAAGCAGGAAATTAAAGATGCTGTATTAAAAGCAGGGCTCGCAACGGAAGAGCAGCTGCCGGAAGTGATTTTAGAAACGCCTAAAGATAAAGCAAACGGTGACTTCTCAACAAATATGGCGATGCAGCTTGCACGCGTAGCGAAAAAAGCGCCGCGTCAGATTGCACAGGATATCGTTGACAACTTTGATCAGTCAAAAGCTTCTATTAAAGAGCTTGATATCGCTGGTCCTGGATTCATCAACTTTTACATGGATAACTCTTACCTTACTGACCTCATTCCGTCAATCCTGACTGCAGGCGAGGCATATGGAGAAACAGATACAGGCGCGGGCGAAAAAGTGCAGGTTGAGTTTGTATCAGCAAATCCAACCGGTGACCTTCACCTTGGCCATGCGCGTGGTGCGTCAGTAGGAGATTCACTGTCTAACGTTCTTGCAAAAGCAGGTTATGATGTGACACGTGAATACTACATTAACGATGCCGGCAACCAGATCCATAATCTTGCATTATCTGTTGAAGCACGTTACTTCCAGGCGCTTGGTCATGATAAAGAAATGCCTGAAGACGGCTATCATGGTGCGGATATTATCGGTATTGCCAACACGCTTGCTGAAGAATTTGGCGATAAATATGTCAATGCCTCTGAAGAAGAGCGCTATGAATTTTTCCGTGAATACGGATTAAAATTTGAACTGAAAAAGCTGCAGGACGACCTTGAAGCATTCCGCGTGCCATTTGACGTATGGTTTTCTGAAACATCACTTTATAAGAGCGGCAAAATTGATGATGCGCTAAAAGTATTAAGAGACAACGGCCACATTTACGAAGAAGACGGCGCAACATGGTTCCGTTCAACAGAGCTTGGTGATGATAAAGACCGCGTACTCATTAAAAATGACGGTTCTTACACGTATCTGACGCCTGACCTTGCTTATCACCGTGATAAGTTCGAGCGCGGGTTTGATAAAGTGATCAACATCTGGGGAGCCGATCACCACGGCTACATCCCGCGTATGAAAGCGGCTGTAGAGGCGCTTGGCTATGACCGTGAAAACCTTGAAGTTGAAGTGATCCAGATGGTTCAGCTTTATAAAGACGGCGAGAAAATGAAAATGAGTAAACGTACGGGTAAAGCTGTTACGATGCGTGAGCTTGTGGATGAAGTGGGACTTGATGCAGTACGTTACTTCTTCGCGATGCGTTCAGGCGATTCACACATGGACTTTGACCTTGATCTTGCTGTATCTCAGTCAAATGAAAATCCTGTTTACTACGCTCAGTATGCGCACGCACGTATCTGCAGCATTCTGCGTTCAGCAGAGGAGCAGGGCTTCAGTTTTGCAGACCAGGCTGATGTTTCACTGATCGGCACTGAAAAAGAAATCGATCTGCTTAAAAAACTTGGAGAATTCCCGCAGGTAGTCGGTACCGCTGCGCAAATGCGTACGCCACACCGCGTAGCAACGTATATCAATGAACTTGCTTCAGCATTCCACAGCTTCTACAATGCGAATAAAGTACTTGATGCAGAAGCACCTGAGCTGACAAAAGCACGTCTGAACTTGATTCAGGCAGTCCGTCAGACAATCAGCAACGCACTAAAACTGATCGGCGTAGCAGCGCCTGAGCAGATGTAA
- a CDS encoding agmatinase has protein sequence MKFDEQYSGNVFIKSHPNYDESQAVIYGMPMDWTVSYRPGSRFGPARIREVSIGLEEYSPYLDRELDEVKYFDAGDIPLPFGNPYKSIDLIEEYIDSLLKDGKFPLGMGGEHLVSWPVMKAVAKKYDDLAIIHFDAHTDLRTDYEGEELSHSTPIRKIAEHIGPKNVYSFGIRSGMKEEFQWAKENGMHISKFEVLEPLKEILPTLASRNVYVTIDIDVLDPAHAPGTGTVDAGGITSRELLASIHAIAASNVNVVGADLVEVAPVYDHSEQTANTASKMLREMLLGFVK, from the coding sequence GTGAAATTTGATGAGCAGTATTCAGGAAATGTTTTTATCAAAAGTCATCCGAATTATGATGAAAGCCAGGCTGTCATTTACGGCATGCCGATGGACTGGACAGTCAGCTACCGTCCGGGCTCACGTTTTGGTCCGGCCCGTATCCGCGAGGTATCAATCGGTCTTGAAGAATACAGCCCGTACCTCGACCGCGAGCTTGATGAAGTGAAATATTTTGATGCAGGCGATATTCCGCTGCCATTCGGTAATCCTTATAAAAGCATCGACTTAATCGAAGAATATATCGATTCTCTTTTAAAAGACGGAAAGTTTCCATTAGGCATGGGCGGGGAGCACCTTGTCTCATGGCCTGTGATGAAGGCTGTTGCGAAAAAATATGATGACCTTGCTATCATTCATTTTGACGCACATACAGACCTCCGCACAGACTATGAAGGCGAAGAGCTTTCACACTCAACGCCGATCCGTAAAATTGCTGAGCACATCGGTCCGAAAAATGTCTACTCATTCGGGATCCGTTCAGGCATGAAAGAAGAGTTTCAGTGGGCAAAAGAAAACGGCATGCACATCTCGAAATTTGAAGTGCTTGAGCCGCTAAAAGAAATCCTGCCGACGCTTGCAAGCCGTAACGTGTATGTAACGATCGATATCGACGTACTAGATCCGGCACATGCACCAGGTACCGGCACAGTTGACGCAGGCGGCATCACATCACGCGAGCTGCTTGCATCGATCCACGCCATTGCAGCATCAAATGTAAATGTGGTAGGCGCAGACTTAGTTGAAGTCGCACCCGTTTATGACCACTCAGAACAAACGGCTAACACAGCGAGTAAAATGCTGCGCGAAATGCTGCTTGGATTTGTGAAATAA
- a CDS encoding spermidine synthase, translating to MGGFWFTEKQTENFGITMKIKQTLHSEKTDFQQLDMAETEEWGNMLFLDGMVMTSQKDEFVYHEMVAHVPLFTHPNPENVLVVGGGDGGVIREVLKHPSVKKATLVEIDGKVIEYSKKYLPEIAGDLENERVEVIVGDGFMHIAESENEYDVIMVDSTEPVGPAVNLFTKGFYSGISKALKEDGIFVAQSDNPWFKSDLIKQVMSDVKEIFPITRLYTANIPTYPSGLWAFTLGSKKHDPLKVAEERFHEIDTKYYTKELHNAAFVLPKFVKDLTE from the coding sequence ATGGGCGGATTCTGGTTCACAGAAAAACAAACAGAAAACTTCGGTATCACAATGAAAATCAAACAAACACTACACTCAGAAAAAACAGACTTCCAACAGCTCGACATGGCTGAAACAGAAGAATGGGGCAACATGCTCTTCCTAGACGGCATGGTCATGACCTCACAAAAAGATGAATTCGTATACCACGAAATGGTCGCACACGTACCACTTTTCACACACCCTAACCCTGAAAACGTACTCGTAGTAGGTGGAGGAGACGGTGGCGTCATTCGTGAAGTACTCAAACACCCATCTGTAAAAAAAGCAACGCTTGTTGAAATTGACGGTAAAGTAATCGAGTATTCAAAGAAGTATCTTCCTGAAATTGCAGGAGACCTTGAAAACGAGCGCGTAGAAGTCATTGTTGGAGACGGCTTCATGCATATTGCTGAAAGTGAAAACGAGTATGATGTCATCATGGTTGATTCAACTGAGCCTGTAGGACCGGCTGTTAACCTGTTTACAAAAGGCTTCTACTCAGGTATTTCTAAAGCGCTGAAGGAAGACGGCATTTTCGTTGCCCAGTCAGATAACCCATGGTTCAAGTCTGACCTGATCAAGCAGGTAATGAGCGACGTGAAGGAAATCTTCCCGATCACACGTCTGTACACGGCAAATATCCCAACGTACCCAAGCGGTCTGTGGGCATTCACACTTGGATCTAAAAAGCATGATCCACTGAAAGTAGCGGAAGAAAGATTCCATGAAATCGATACAAAGTATTACACAAAAGAGCTTCACAATGCAGCATTCGTACTGCCAAAATTCGTGAAAGACTTAACTGAATAG
- a CDS encoding penicillin-binding protein 2D: MLDTDLQEIADEVVKENMPDTELEVAFAAIDPDSGEVKAMTGGRDFEKSPFTRVTQALRQPGSTMKPILYSAALEKGFTPATTMRSEPTTFTYDEGRSEYAPQNFNQKYANDAITLAQAIAISDNIYAVKAHEFLGSSVLKSQAKEFGLSTPVQEVPSAALGTSEAVPLELFNAYSVFANGGKKVKPMLIRKIEEPDGEVIYEKKKCKVCD, encoded by the coding sequence ATGCTTGATACAGACCTGCAGGAAATTGCCGATGAGGTTGTAAAAGAAAATATGCCTGATACTGAACTAGAAGTTGCATTTGCTGCAATTGATCCTGACAGTGGTGAAGTGAAGGCGATGACTGGTGGGAGGGATTTTGAGAAGAGTCCGTTTACCCGTGTCACGCAGGCGCTCAGGCAGCCCGGTTCTACGATGAAACCGATTCTTTACAGTGCAGCGCTTGAAAAAGGCTTCACACCGGCTACGACAATGCGCAGTGAGCCGACTACTTTTACCTATGATGAAGGCAGAAGTGAATATGCACCGCAAAATTTTAATCAGAAGTATGCAAATGATGCAATCACGCTTGCTCAGGCAATTGCCATTTCAGATAATATCTACGCTGTAAAAGCGCATGAGTTTTTAGGTAGCAGCGTATTGAAAAGTCAGGCGAAGGAATTTGGCTTGAGTACGCCTGTGCAGGAGGTTCCTTCTGCCGCACTCGGCACGTCTGAAGCAGTCCCGCTTGAGCTGTTTAATGCTTATTCCGTTTTTGCAAATGGCGGGAAAAAGGTTAAGCCTATGCTGATCAGAAAGATTGAAGAGCCAGATGGTGAAGTGATTTATGAGAAGAAAAAATGCAAAGTGTGTGATTGA
- a CDS encoding 4-oxalocrotonate tautomerase, which translates to MPIVTVKMIEGRSDDQKRALVEKVTDAVVETTGATPDKVSIIIEEMKKTDYGVGGKRVSDQ; encoded by the coding sequence ATGCCGATCGTTACAGTGAAAATGATTGAGGGTCGCAGTGATGACCAGAAAAGAGCACTTGTTGAAAAGGTGACAGATGCAGTCGTTGAGACAACTGGCGCAACGCCGGATAAGGTTTCGATTATTATCGAGGAAATGAAGAAGACGGATTATGGTGTTGGCGGCAAGAGAGTTAGTGATCAATAA
- a CDS encoding PTS fructose transporter subunit IIC: MKITDLLTKSTINLELKSTEKQGTIDEMVSLLDRAGKLADPKAYREAIQAREDQTTTGIGEGVAIPHAKTKAVKEPAIAFGRSVEGLDYESLDGQPAHLVFMIAATEGANDTHLQALSRLSVLLLKDEVKQGLLDAKTPDDVIALISSFEEEEAEEEQETGEVQGQILAVTGCPTGIAHTYMAADALKNKAKEMNVPIKVETNGSDGAKNVLTAEEIENAVAIIVAADTKVEMERFKGKRVIEVPVTDGIRKTETLINRAIKQDAPVYQGSGGSGEKREEGQAKGRSGVYKHLMNGVSNMLPFIVGGGILIALSFMFEDQITGERSPLGDILSYIGGENAFALIIPVLAAFIAMSIADRPGFAPGMVGGLMAASSNAGFLGGIIAGFLAGYLVLGLKRVFANLPQVFNGLKPVLIYPLFGILITGLIMYWAVQPLSAINQGVIDWLGGLGTGNLALLGLLLGGMMAIDMGGPINKAAYAFALAVAADGQFGPQAAVMAGGMVPPLGMALATTLFRKKFNEQERKTGVSAYFLGAFFITEGAIPFAAADPLRVIPSAVAGSAVAGGLTLWFDLALRAPHGGIFVFPTLEGAVINILLYAIAIVAGTVVTALTVGFLKKPVVA, from the coding sequence ATGAAGATTACAGATCTACTCACAAAAAGCACAATTAATTTAGAGCTGAAGTCAACAGAAAAACAGGGCACCATTGATGAAATGGTCAGCCTGTTAGACCGCGCAGGAAAGCTTGCCGATCCAAAAGCATACCGTGAAGCGATTCAGGCACGTGAAGACCAGACGACAACTGGTATTGGAGAAGGTGTAGCGATTCCTCACGCAAAGACGAAGGCGGTAAAAGAGCCTGCGATTGCATTTGGACGCTCAGTAGAGGGACTTGATTATGAGTCGCTTGACGGTCAGCCGGCCCACCTGGTGTTCATGATCGCAGCAACGGAAGGCGCAAACGATACACATTTACAGGCGCTCAGCCGTTTATCAGTCCTGCTTCTGAAAGACGAGGTCAAACAGGGACTGCTTGATGCAAAAACGCCGGATGATGTGATTGCACTGATCTCAAGCTTTGAAGAAGAGGAAGCAGAGGAAGAGCAGGAAACTGGTGAAGTACAGGGTCAGATTTTAGCAGTAACGGGCTGTCCGACAGGGATTGCACATACTTACATGGCTGCAGATGCACTGAAAAATAAAGCAAAAGAAATGAATGTGCCGATCAAGGTTGAAACAAACGGTTCAGACGGTGCGAAAAACGTGCTGACTGCTGAAGAAATTGAAAACGCTGTAGCGATTATCGTCGCAGCTGATACAAAGGTTGAAATGGAACGTTTTAAAGGGAAACGCGTCATTGAAGTACCAGTAACAGATGGAATCCGCAAGACTGAAACACTAATCAACCGCGCGATTAAGCAGGATGCACCTGTCTATCAGGGAAGCGGCGGATCAGGCGAGAAGAGAGAAGAAGGCCAGGCAAAAGGACGTTCAGGCGTCTATAAGCACCTGATGAACGGTGTATCAAATATGCTTCCGTTTATCGTGGGTGGAGGAATCCTGATCGCACTATCGTTCATGTTTGAAGATCAGATCACAGGTGAGCGTTCGCCGCTTGGTGATATCTTAAGCTATATCGGCGGAGAAAATGCATTTGCACTCATTATCCCGGTACTGGCAGCATTTATCGCGATGAGTATTGCGGATCGTCCTGGATTTGCACCAGGTATGGTCGGCGGATTGATGGCCGCTTCAAGTAACGCTGGTTTCCTTGGCGGAATTATCGCCGGTTTCCTTGCAGGTTACTTGGTCCTTGGATTGAAACGCGTATTTGCAAATCTTCCACAGGTCTTTAATGGTTTAAAACCGGTTCTGATCTATCCGCTATTTGGTATTTTGATTACTGGCTTAATTATGTATTGGGCGGTTCAGCCGCTTAGCGCAATTAACCAGGGCGTCATTGACTGGTTAGGTGGTCTTGGAACAGGAAACCTTGCGCTATTAGGGTTACTGCTTGGCGGTATGATGGCGATTGATATGGGTGGTCCGATTAACAAAGCAGCTTATGCATTCGCACTTGCAGTCGCAGCTGACGGTCAGTTCGGACCTCAGGCAGCTGTTATGGCTGGTGGTATGGTGCCGCCACTTGGAATGGCGCTTGCAACAACACTTTTCCGTAAAAAGTTCAATGAACAGGAGCGTAAAACTGGGGTTTCAGCATATTTCCTTGGTGCATTCTTTATCACAGAAGGTGCAATCCCATTCGCAGCAGCCGATCCGCTGCGTGTGATTCCTTCAGCAGTTGCGGGTTCAGCAGTGGCAGGCGGTCTGACACTATGGTTCGACCTTGCCCTGCGCGCACCGCACGGCGGAATCTTCGTCTTCCCAACGCTTGAAGGTGCAGTGATTAATATTCTGCTGTACGCAATTGCGATTGTGGCGGGTACTGTTGTGACTGCGCTGACAGTTGGATTTTTGAAGAAGCCGGTTGTGGCTTAA
- a CDS encoding DeoR family transcriptional regulator produces MLTEERYSIILDKLKSFETVKIQELIDITGASESTIRRDLTELEKKKFIKRIHGGARRMERKMDEPGMEEKSVKNLHQKQRIAQAAAALVEEGDCIFIDAGSTTSHMIPYLPEGDIIVVTNGLMHIDALMKKGIRTYLTGGAIKPKTNALIGRGAIDSLNGYRFDKAFMGTNGVHYESGYTTPDPEEAQVKAAAISLSREAFVLADSEKIGEIAFARFGELNEAALITETFEENAARYKNQTSVKEVEV; encoded by the coding sequence ATGCTGACTGAAGAGCGTTATTCCATCATTCTAGATAAGCTGAAGTCCTTTGAAACAGTGAAAATCCAGGAGCTTATCGATATCACCGGTGCTTCGGAATCAACGATCAGGCGAGACTTAACAGAGCTTGAAAAAAAGAAGTTCATTAAAAGAATTCATGGCGGGGCCAGAAGAATGGAACGGAAAATGGATGAACCCGGTATGGAAGAGAAATCAGTCAAAAACCTTCACCAAAAGCAGCGAATCGCTCAGGCGGCGGCAGCGCTTGTGGAGGAAGGGGATTGTATCTTTATTGATGCAGGCTCGACAACCAGTCATATGATTCCGTACCTGCCTGAGGGAGACATTATTGTCGTGACAAATGGACTGATGCATATTGATGCTTTAATGAAAAAGGGCATCCGCACTTATTTAACCGGTGGTGCGATTAAGCCTAAGACAAATGCATTGATTGGCAGGGGCGCGATTGATTCGCTGAACGGCTACAGATTTGATAAAGCATTTATGGGAACGAACGGGGTTCATTATGAGTCGGGTTATACGACGCCTGATCCGGAGGAAGCACAGGTGAAGGCGGCTGCGATTAGTCTTTCGCGGGAGGCTTTTGTGCTGGCGGATTCAGAAAAGATCGGTGAGATTGCATTTGCAAGGTTTGGGGAGTTAAATGAAGCGGCACTCATCACAGAGACGTTTGAGGAAAATGCAGCACGATATAAAAACCAGACCAGCGTAAAAGAGGTGGAAGTATGA